One stretch of Gouania willdenowi chromosome 16, fGouWil2.1, whole genome shotgun sequence DNA includes these proteins:
- the gnb3a gene encoding guanine nucleotide-binding protein G(I)/G(S)/G(T) subunit beta-3a, whose protein sequence is MGEMEQLRKEADNLKDQITAARKAMQDTTLQEAAASINVVGRVQLKTRKTLRGHLAKIYAMHWSTDSKLCVSASQDGKLIVWDSITTNKVNAIPLKSSWVMTCAYAPSGNLVACGGLDNMCSIYNLKGKDGNVKVMRELAAHTGYLSCCRFLSDSEIITSSGDCTCVLWDIETGTQKTIFAGHQGDCMSLAVSPDFKFFISGACDFTAKLWDIREGTCRQTFGGHESDINAIGFFPNGNAVITGSDDASCKLYDLRADQELITYQDSSIMCGVTSLAPSLSGRLLLAGYDDFNVNIWDTLKAERVGVLAGHDNRVSCIGVSSDGMACCTGSWDSFLKIWN, encoded by the exons ATGGGTGAAATGGAGCAATTGCGAAAGGAGGCTGACAACCTCAAAGACCAAATTACT GCAGCTCGTAAGGCAATGCAGGACACCACGCTGCAGGAGGCTGCGGCCTCCATCAATGTGGTGGGGCGTGTCCAGCTGAAGACCAGGAAAACCTTAAGGGGTCACCTTGCAAAAATCTATGCAATGCACTGGTCAACTGACTCAAA ACTATGTGTCAGCGCTTCACAAGATGGAAAACTCATTGTGTGGGACAGCATCACAACTAACAAG GTGAATGCGATTCCCTTGAAGTCCTCATGGGTGATGACCTGTGCCTACGCACCTTCAGGAAACCTGGTAGCCTGTGGCGGCCTTGACAACATGTGCTCCATCTACAACCTCAAAGGAAAAGACGGGAACGTGAAGGTCATGCGTGAGCTGGCAGCACACACAG GTTACCTCTCCTGCTGTCGTTTCCTCAGTGACAGTGAAATCATCACCAGCTCAGGAGACTGTACTTG TGTGCTGTGGGACATCGAGACCGGGACTCAAAAGACCATTTTTGCTGGACACCAGGGAGACTGCATGTCCCTGGCCGTGTCCCCAGACTTTAAGTTTTTCATCTCAGGAGCGTGTGACTTCACAGCCAAGCTCTGGGACATCAGGGAAGGCACATGCAGACAGACCTTTGGAGGCCACGAGAGCGACATCAACGCAATCGGG ttcTTTCCTAATGGAAACGCTGTGATAACCGGATCAGACGACGCCAGTTGTAAGCTGTACGACCTGCGAGCTGACCAGGAGCTCATCACCTACCAGGACTCCAGCATCATGTGTGGTGTGACCTCCCTCGCTCCATCTTTGTCTGGACGTCTGTTACTGGCTGGCTACGATGACTTCAATGTCAACATCTGGGACACTCTCAAAGCGGAGAGAGTGG GTGTTTTGGCCGGTCATGACAACAGAGTAAGCTGCATTGGCGTGTCTTCAGACGGGAtggcatgttgcacaggatcCTGGGACAGCTTCCTCAAGATCTGGAACTGA
- the cdca3 gene encoding cell division cycle-associated protein 3 yields the protein MGSSESKMGPSEEVKPELAIKKNHVSHLVDPRSPSTGIDRTPIQVNGPGFKTITQLKSESLQGFTDPRSPSVGITRTPVREVMRATVGSFARRLGMIFHHETENDAAEGSQKHTDDTVERENLASTKPLLTPQRLPRDFGSLAEHAKLLATPVNPTLQTEDNQSPFVLLEEPQVEVEIETEVDISLDEAEEAKESPLRKRMSMSLIAYHEGTTSSHVFAEEQDEHASTAELKVEPDHCYALPSVEVKPESSAESCSNTDVDEPLVESLPEEKLNKEPSLPAEASPSDPPTVPSPEIPQECSGIRCPTFDSRSPSQVVFKPQWLGKGFGASGLRSRGLQGQRGKGGSSPLAVSVAVKNATNENKAHHPKLKQRGSEGRSPLQIIKGTNSPREQLSQTKGKVSTPEKQRLRQMDQRVLAVSLNKENR from the exons ATGGGATCAAGTGAGAGCAAGATGGGACCATCTGAAGAGGTGAAACCAGAGCTAGCGATCAAAAAGAACCACGTCAGTCATTTGGTCGATCCCCGCTCTCCTTCTACTGGTATCGATCGAACACCCATTCAG GTTAATGGACCTGGATTCAAAACCATAACCCAGCTGAAAAGTGAGTCCCTGCAGGGTTTTACTGATCCTCGCTCACCATCTGTTGGAATAACCCGGACCCCGGTCAGAGAAGTCATGAGAg CAACAGTCGGGTCCTTCGCTCGCCGCTTGGGGATGATTTTCCACCACGAGACGGAAAACGATGCTGCAGAAGGTTCTCAGAAACACACAGATGATACTGTGGAGAGAGAAAACCTGGCCTCCACGAAGCCCCTCCTCACACCTCAGCGGCTACCTCGTGACTTTGGCTCTCTAGCTGAACACGCTAAGCTTCTAGCCACCCCTGTGAATCCTACGCTGCAGACTGAAGACAATCAAAGCCCTTTTGTGCTGCTTGAAGAGCCACAGGTGGAGGTGGAGATCGAAACTGAAGTGGACATTAGTTTGGACGAGGCTGAAGAAGCGAAGGAGTCTCCTCTTCGCAAGAGGATGAGCATGAGCCTGATAGCGTACCATGAGGGAACCACTTCATCCCACGTCTTCGCTGAAGAGCAAGACGAACACGCCTCAACAGCTGAGCTAAAGGTAGAGCCGGATCACTGTTACGCCCTTCCCTCTGTTGAAGTTAAACCCGAATCCAGTGCTGAGTCATGCTCCAACACCGATGTGGATGAACCCTTGGTTGAGTCACTTCCAGAAGAAAAGCTGAATAAAGAGCCATCCTTACCTGCAGAGGCCTCTCCATCAGACCCACCAACCGTTCCCAGCCCAGAGATTCCACAGGAGTGCAGCGGCATCCGCTGCCCCACCTTTGACTCCAGGAGTCCCAGTCAGGTGGTGTTTAAACCGCAGTGGTTGGGAAAAGGCTTTGGAGCGTCAGGGCTCAGGAGCAGAGGACTGCAGGGTCAGCGTGGGAAAGGCGGCTCCTCTCCGCTCGCTGTCAGTGTGGCTGTGAAAAACGCAACCAATGAAAATAAGGCACATCATCCAAAACTGAAGCAGAGAG GTTCTGAAGGACGTTCCCCTCTGCAGATCATCAAAGGGACCAACTCACCCAGGGAACAACTTTCTCAG ACGAAGGGAAAAGTGTCGACCCCAGAGAAGCAGAGGCTCAGACAGATGGACCAGCGCGTGCTGGCAGTGTCCCTGAATAAAGAGAATAGataa
- the pex5 gene encoding peroxisomal biogenesis factor 5 isoform X2, with the protein MAMRELVEAECGGTNPLMKLTSHMTTEGGAWRHRSTPTMPPAPIEIATEEQLVNEFLHEPPRAPHTFDMGQLLEEMQQIDQQSYRQAPQRAPDVAALALSGDWAAEFVSGPESASAPGLTVAAEATDADWTREFSTEAADADWTKEFIAEAADPGRWAEEYLEQSEEKLWLGDLGEKGNEWTKEYQAGEELRQTANELVSKVDDPKLQNTEVSEESAEAWVDEFATSGPDFQQAKAAVESDVDFWEKLQQEWEEMAKRDAESHPWLSDFDQLLSGSYDKGYQFEEENPYLSHPDPLSEGLKRMEAGDIPGAVRFFESAVQRQPDNQQAWQYLGTCQAENEQEFAAISALRRCIELKNDNLTALMALAVSFTNESLHRQACETLRDWLKHNPKYHSVWVQHEQQQQKDGAAEKEKEKERERFGSLLPESLFTDVQSLFLRAANADPAQVDPQLQCGLGVLFNLSGEYDKAVDCFSAALSVTPQDYLLWNKLGATLANGSRSEEAVAAYRRALELQPGFVRSRYNLGISCVNLGAHREAVEHFLEALSLQRQAAGNAPRGPGGAAASMMSENIWSTLRMALSMMGESSLYAVADRRDLDTLLTHFSQREVEGGAQ; encoded by the exons ATGGCTATGCGGGAGTTAGTGGAGGCAGAATGTGGGGGGACCAATCCCCTCATGAAGTTGaccagtcacatgaccacagaaGGGGGGGCCTGGCGGCACCGATCCACACCTACA atGCCCCCCGCTCCCATTGAGATTGCAACTGAAGAACAG ctGGTAAATGAGTTCCTTCACGAGCCTCCACGTGCACCACACACTTTCGACATGGGTCAGCTGTTAGAGGAAATGCAACAGATTGACCAGCAGAGCTACAGACAAGCTCCACAGAGAG CTCCAGACGTAGCAGCACTGGCTCTTTCTGGTGACTGGGCTGCAGAATTTGTGTCCGGTCCCGAGTCTGCCTCTGCACCCGGACTCACCGTTGCAGCGGAAGCCACAGACGCTGATTGGACGCGAGAGTTCAGCACTGAAGCAGCAgatgctgattggacaaaagaATTCATTGCCGAGGCAGCAG ATCCGGGTCGTTGGGCTGAAGAGTATCTGGAACAATCTGAGGAGAAACTGTGGCTTGGGGACCTGGGAGAAAAGGGAAATGAATG GACTAAGGAGTACCAGGCGGGGGAGGAGCTTAGGCAAACAGCCAATGAACTTGTCTCAAAGGTTGATGACCCCAAGTTACAAAACACAGAG GTGTCGGAGGAGTCGGCTGAAGCCTGGGTCGATGAGTTTGCAACATCAGGACCAGACTTTCAGCAGGCCAAAGCTGCAGTGGAG AGTGATGTAGATTTCTGGGAGAAGCTGCAGCAGGAGTGGGAAGAGATGGCCAAGCGTGATGCTGAGAGCCACCCGTGGCTGTCTGACTTCGATCAGCTACTCAGCGGTTCCTATGATAAG GGGTATCAGTTTGAAGAGGAAAACCCATACTTGTCCCACCCTGACCCGTTGTCGGAGGGACTGAAGAGGATGGAGGCCGGAGACATTCCCGGAGCAGTGCGCTTCTTTGAAAGTGCCGTACAGAGACAACCTGACAACCAGCAG GCATGGCAGTATCTGGGAACTTGTCAAGCAGAGAATGAGCAAGAGTTTGCTGCCATCAGCGCCCTCCGCAG GTGTATAGAGCTGAAGAACGACAACTTAACCGCCCTGATGGCGTTAGCTGTTAGCTTCACTAATGAGTCACTGCACAGGCAGGCCTGTGAGACCCTTCGTGACTGGCTAAAACACAATCCAAAATACCACTCCGTATGGGTACAACATGAGCAGCAACAGCAGAAAGATGGAGCTGCGGAGAAGGAAAAGGAGAAGGAGAGGGAGCGGTTTGGGTCGCTGTTGCCAGA ATCATTGTTTACTGATGTCCAGTCGTTGTTCCTGCGAGCTGCCAACGCTGATCCTGCTCAGGTGGACCCCCAGCTGCAGTGTGGTCTGGGAGTTCTCTTCAACCTCAGCGGAGAATACGACAAGGCAGTGGACTGTTTCAGTGCTGCTCTCTCCGTCACTCCACAG GACTACTTACTGTGGAATAAGCTAGGTGCTACTCTGGCTAACGGAAGCCGCTCTGAGGAGGCCGTGGCCGCCTACAGGAGAGCTCTAGAACTACAACCAGGGTTTGTCCGTAGCCGCTACAACTTGGGAATCAGCTGCGTTAATTTAGGTGCACACCG agagGCGGTGGAGCACTTCCTTGAAGCTCTATCGCTACAACGCCAGGCGGCAGGAAATGCACCCAGGGGTCCCGGAGGTGCTGCGGCCTCCATGATGTCAGAAAACATCTGGTCCACCCTGCGTATGGCTCTCAGTATGATGGGAGAAAGCTCTCTGTACGCCGTGGCTGACCGACGGGACTTGGACACATTGCTGACACATTTTTCTCAGCGGGAAGTGGAAGGCGGAGCTCAATGA
- the pex5 gene encoding peroxisomal biogenesis factor 5 isoform X1 → MAMRELVEAECGGTNPLMKLTSHMTTEGGAWRHRSTPTMPPAPIEIATEEQLVNEFLHEPPRAPHTFDMGQLLEEMQQIDQQSYRQAPQRAPDVAALALSGDWAAEFVSGPESASAPGLTVAAEATDADWTREFSTEAADADWTKEFIAEAADPGRWAEEYLEQSEEKLWLGDLGEKGNEWTKEYQAGEELRQTANELVSKVDDPKLQNTEFLRFIRQIGEGSVTVENRTDKQLTDKAQAHEAQNWASNLNQVSEESAEAWVDEFATSGPDFQQAKAAVESDVDFWEKLQQEWEEMAKRDAESHPWLSDFDQLLSGSYDKGYQFEEENPYLSHPDPLSEGLKRMEAGDIPGAVRFFESAVQRQPDNQQAWQYLGTCQAENEQEFAAISALRRCIELKNDNLTALMALAVSFTNESLHRQACETLRDWLKHNPKYHSVWVQHEQQQQKDGAAEKEKEKERERFGSLLPESLFTDVQSLFLRAANADPAQVDPQLQCGLGVLFNLSGEYDKAVDCFSAALSVTPQDYLLWNKLGATLANGSRSEEAVAAYRRALELQPGFVRSRYNLGISCVNLGAHREAVEHFLEALSLQRQAAGNAPRGPGGAAASMMSENIWSTLRMALSMMGESSLYAVADRRDLDTLLTHFSQREVEGGAQ, encoded by the exons ATGGCTATGCGGGAGTTAGTGGAGGCAGAATGTGGGGGGACCAATCCCCTCATGAAGTTGaccagtcacatgaccacagaaGGGGGGGCCTGGCGGCACCGATCCACACCTACA atGCCCCCCGCTCCCATTGAGATTGCAACTGAAGAACAG ctGGTAAATGAGTTCCTTCACGAGCCTCCACGTGCACCACACACTTTCGACATGGGTCAGCTGTTAGAGGAAATGCAACAGATTGACCAGCAGAGCTACAGACAAGCTCCACAGAGAG CTCCAGACGTAGCAGCACTGGCTCTTTCTGGTGACTGGGCTGCAGAATTTGTGTCCGGTCCCGAGTCTGCCTCTGCACCCGGACTCACCGTTGCAGCGGAAGCCACAGACGCTGATTGGACGCGAGAGTTCAGCACTGAAGCAGCAgatgctgattggacaaaagaATTCATTGCCGAGGCAGCAG ATCCGGGTCGTTGGGCTGAAGAGTATCTGGAACAATCTGAGGAGAAACTGTGGCTTGGGGACCTGGGAGAAAAGGGAAATGAATG GACTAAGGAGTACCAGGCGGGGGAGGAGCTTAGGCAAACAGCCAATGAACTTGTCTCAAAGGTTGATGACCCCAAGTTACAAAACACAGAG TTCCTGCGGTTCATTAGGCAGATTGGCGAGGGCAGTGTGACAGTGGAGAACAGGACAGACAAACAGCTTACAGATAAAGCTCAGGCTCATGAGGCTCAGAACTGGGCCTCCAACCTCAACCAG GTGTCGGAGGAGTCGGCTGAAGCCTGGGTCGATGAGTTTGCAACATCAGGACCAGACTTTCAGCAGGCCAAAGCTGCAGTGGAG AGTGATGTAGATTTCTGGGAGAAGCTGCAGCAGGAGTGGGAAGAGATGGCCAAGCGTGATGCTGAGAGCCACCCGTGGCTGTCTGACTTCGATCAGCTACTCAGCGGTTCCTATGATAAG GGGTATCAGTTTGAAGAGGAAAACCCATACTTGTCCCACCCTGACCCGTTGTCGGAGGGACTGAAGAGGATGGAGGCCGGAGACATTCCCGGAGCAGTGCGCTTCTTTGAAAGTGCCGTACAGAGACAACCTGACAACCAGCAG GCATGGCAGTATCTGGGAACTTGTCAAGCAGAGAATGAGCAAGAGTTTGCTGCCATCAGCGCCCTCCGCAG GTGTATAGAGCTGAAGAACGACAACTTAACCGCCCTGATGGCGTTAGCTGTTAGCTTCACTAATGAGTCACTGCACAGGCAGGCCTGTGAGACCCTTCGTGACTGGCTAAAACACAATCCAAAATACCACTCCGTATGGGTACAACATGAGCAGCAACAGCAGAAAGATGGAGCTGCGGAGAAGGAAAAGGAGAAGGAGAGGGAGCGGTTTGGGTCGCTGTTGCCAGA ATCATTGTTTACTGATGTCCAGTCGTTGTTCCTGCGAGCTGCCAACGCTGATCCTGCTCAGGTGGACCCCCAGCTGCAGTGTGGTCTGGGAGTTCTCTTCAACCTCAGCGGAGAATACGACAAGGCAGTGGACTGTTTCAGTGCTGCTCTCTCCGTCACTCCACAG GACTACTTACTGTGGAATAAGCTAGGTGCTACTCTGGCTAACGGAAGCCGCTCTGAGGAGGCCGTGGCCGCCTACAGGAGAGCTCTAGAACTACAACCAGGGTTTGTCCGTAGCCGCTACAACTTGGGAATCAGCTGCGTTAATTTAGGTGCACACCG agagGCGGTGGAGCACTTCCTTGAAGCTCTATCGCTACAACGCCAGGCGGCAGGAAATGCACCCAGGGGTCCCGGAGGTGCTGCGGCCTCCATGATGTCAGAAAACATCTGGTCCACCCTGCGTATGGCTCTCAGTATGATGGGAGAAAGCTCTCTGTACGCCGTGGCTGACCGACGGGACTTGGACACATTGCTGACACATTTTTCTCAGCGGGAAGTGGAAGGCGGAGCTCAATGA